In the Clavelina lepadiformis chromosome 8, kaClaLepa1.1, whole genome shotgun sequence genome, one interval contains:
- the LOC143468421 gene encoding uncharacterized protein LOC143468421, which translates to MLEISWRSWTIIFVVSATFFGCQGEGVTECLTCTWTPSSPDMNCYDPSSATSSTARDCYTHPSSNNVCQTTFTLEDGIVAYIRRGCEMADGNQDFSEKCVTSYGLYTDNVETTACYFSCNTSNNCSAVTPQKMIPCDVNCGLNGECDYITGSCVCMDGYSGSTCSTAEPPVTEFLSCHQCDDESGSCAMSNEPKKCQDQSQKYCSVSRTTTFDENGKSIRDVITRSCTTDYVAGDECFISSRGSDDILSGVEYTCISTCDKDGCNTGTPDGYLQGNDPDRPLSCVVCSLNDDSSCAISTTISFCPSSSTHCQSIVTYYKSDKADLRSGVDPDYMLISVERSCTTSPLTTQCTSSSVGSSSLVKVTCQESCQGDGCNSGWPTRPKCSQCQCPNHPTDLCESTDACYFSPPQPESCDFPYHEFCIVQDINHSVLDGTSFVDGYPRSIIRGCSYKGIGNDCSSEGQIESCNKTCSVDGCNQGNGGTFQASFSYSLSVVVSLVSFVCRHY; encoded by the exons ATGTTGGAGATTTCTTGGAGAAGTTGGACAATTATCTTCGTTGTTTCTGCGACTTTCTTTGGATGCCAGG GAGAAGGTGTTACTGAATGCCTCACGTGCACCTGGACACCCAGCAGCCCTGATATGAACTGCTATGACCCATCTTCTGCGACCTCATCTACAGCCAGAGATTGCTACACGCATCCCAGTTCCAACAACGTTTGCCAAACAACTTTCACCTTAGAAGATG GAATCGTTGCCTATATTAGGAGAGGTTGTGAAATGGCAGATGGGAATCAAGATTTTTCAGAGAAGTGCGTGACGTCATACGGTCTTTACACTGATAACGTGGAGACGACCGCGTGCTATTTCAGTTGCAACACATCTAACAACTGTAGCGCTGTAACACCAC AAAAAATGATACCTTGTGACGTCAACTGCGGTCTCAACGGCGAGTGTGATTACATCACCGGAAGTTGCGTATGTATGGATGGATATTCCGGAAGCACGTGTTCAACAG CGGAACCTCCTGTGACTGAATTCCTAAGTTGCCACCAATGTGACGACGAGTCAGGCAGTTGTGCCATGAGCAATGAACCAAAAAAGTGTCAAGATCAGAGTCAAAAATATTGTTCGGTTTCCAGGACAACAACATTCGATGAAA aTGGGAAATCaattcgtgacgtcataacgcGAAGTTGCACAACTGATTACGTAGCAGGTGACGAATGTTTCATCTCCAGTAGAGGGAGTGATGATATTCTATCCGGAGTCGAATACACTTGCATCTCGACTTGTGATAAAGACGGGTGCAATACCGGAACTC CTGATGGATATCTTCAAGGAAACGATCCAGACCGTCCATTGAGTTGTGTCGTTTGTTCATTGAATGATGACTCAAGTTGTGCTATCAGCACAACAATCTCGTTTTGTCCATCATCGTCCACCCATTGTCAGTCGATTGTGACGTATTATAAGTCAGACAAAGCCGACTTACGATCTGGTG TCGACCCTGACTACATGCTCATCAGCGTTGAACGTTCTTGCACCACGTCACCTCTCACCACCCAATGCACGTCAAGTTCCGTTGGCTCATCCAGTTTAGTAAAAGTCACGTGTCAGGAAAGTTGCCAGGGCGATGGATGCAACAGTGGATGGC cCACGAGGCCCAAATGTTCTCAATGTCAATGTCCAAATCATCCCACTGATCTGTGTGAATCGACCGATGCTTGTTATTTCAGTCCTCCTCAGCCGGAGTCTTGTGACTTTCCGTACCATGAGTTCTGTATTGTACAAGACATTAATCATTCTGTATTGGACGGAACAA GCTTTGTTGATGGTTACCCTAGGAGCATAATACGTGGGTGCAGTTACAAGGGAATTGGAAACGATTGTAGTAGTGAGGGACAAATTGAAAGTTGCAACAAAACCTGCTCAGTTGATGGCTGCAATCAAG gTAACGGCGGAACATTCCAAGCGTCGTTTTCGTATTCTTTGTCGGTCGTCGTTAGTTTGGTTTCGTTTGTTTGTCGTCACTATTAG